The Deltaproteobacteria bacterium genome has a segment encoding these proteins:
- a CDS encoding Gldg family protein, translating into MKRKVHFFGIAGAVVLVFALISDALVVYDLFNFFWIHLSIGALLILFFLFRGGLSLLSSAAVKRKALFSLGMTTYSSLFVGVLILVNFIAYQHEIFRYDSTAYKIYTLAPQTKAMLDSLSHKISLRGFYVAGKVDKDVDDLARLMDRYSDKVEWSVVDPEKNPTLVEKYGIVEGGTVHLTLDVGNNGATRSSKISGKISEQDIVNSILKLTRAGKKVVYYLVGHGEPSLSDGKTTNGYLFFKESVEGDNLAVKELVLSQTKSIPRDAAAIIIAAPQKNLLEIEMGIIEDYLRAGGRAVFFHEPRRTRDIERLAKPFAIQVGRDVVVDEVQRMFSGPSLGVEPMVRQYGAHPITASLSEGAVFSIASSVRATSPISESEVFNVSELALTSKESWAEQNLDLIFSATPAAKREEGDLAGPISIASAAEFAPTLSVKSEERTAGRESKSQTETARNGRLVVFGDADFVSNANIRQLFNRDLVLNSLNWVIGEEEGITIRPRSLRESTKAISQEQLSAMFLLTGLLLPETLLLGGLGVWWKRKQ; encoded by the coding sequence ATGAAAAGAAAAGTTCATTTTTTTGGCATCGCAGGGGCGGTGGTATTGGTATTTGCGCTTATTAGCGATGCGCTTGTCGTTTACGACTTGTTTAATTTCTTTTGGATCCACCTTAGTATAGGCGCTCTGCTAATCTTGTTTTTTCTGTTTCGCGGCGGCTTGAGTTTGCTTTCATCGGCGGCGGTAAAGCGCAAGGCGCTGTTTAGCTTAGGTATGACAACGTATAGCAGCCTATTCGTGGGGGTGTTGATTCTCGTAAATTTCATTGCCTACCAGCACGAGATATTTAGATACGATAGCACGGCATACAAGATTTATACGCTAGCACCTCAGACGAAGGCGATGCTGGATTCGCTTTCGCACAAAATCTCACTGCGAGGATTTTATGTGGCTGGAAAGGTCGATAAGGATGTCGATGATTTAGCTAGGCTAATGGATAGATATTCAGATAAAGTTGAGTGGAGCGTCGTTGACCCCGAGAAAAATCCCACGCTGGTCGAGAAGTATGGAATTGTGGAAGGCGGAACTGTGCATTTAACTCTTGATGTGGGGAATAATGGTGCTACGAGAAGCTCAAAAATTAGTGGTAAGATAAGCGAACAGGATATAGTCAATTCGATTCTTAAACTTACTCGTGCTGGAAAAAAGGTTGTCTACTACTTAGTCGGCCATGGAGAGCCAAGCTTGTCGGATGGCAAGACAACTAATGGATATCTCTTTTTTAAGGAGTCCGTTGAGGGAGATAATCTTGCAGTAAAAGAGCTCGTTCTATCGCAAACCAAGAGTATACCGCGCGATGCCGCAGCGATTATCATTGCTGCTCCTCAAAAGAATCTTCTCGAAATTGAAATGGGTATTATTGAAGATTATTTGAGGGCTGGCGGACGAGCTGTTTTTTTTCACGAGCCACGTCGCACGAGAGATATTGAAAGATTGGCAAAACCATTTGCTATTCAGGTTGGACGAGATGTCGTAGTCGATGAGGTGCAGCGCATGTTTTCAGGCCCGAGCTTGGGGGTGGAACCAATGGTGCGTCAGTACGGAGCGCACCCCATTACTGCGTCGCTGTCGGAGGGGGCAGTTTTTAGCATCGCTTCATCGGTTAGAGCCACTAGTCCGATAAGTGAATCTGAAGTTTTTAACGTGTCGGAACTGGCTCTTACTAGTAAGGAGAGTTGGGCGGAGCAAAATTTAGATTTGATTTTTAGCGCTACGCCAGCGGCAAAGCGCGAGGAGGGGGATCTTGCGGGACCGATCTCAATAGCTAGCGCTGCAGAATTTGCGCCTACCTTAAGCGTGAAAAGCGAAGAGCGCACGGCTGGCAGAGAAAGTAAATCTCAAACTGAGACTGCTCGTAACGGAAGACTTGTAGTCTTTGGCGATGCTGATTTCGTCTCAAACGCAAACATTCGGCAGCTTTTTAATAGAGATCTCGTTCTCAATTCTCTTAACTGGGTTATAGGTGAGGAAGAGGGAATTACTATTAGGCCTCGGAGTTTAAGAGAGTCTACAAAGGCTATTTCTCAAGAGCAGTTAAGCGCAATGTTTTTGTTGACAGGTCTGCTGCTGCCAGAGACTCTTTTGTTGGGTGGATTGGGAGTTTGGTGGAAACGTAAACAGTAA
- a CDS encoding DUF4340 domain-containing protein translates to MTFTKTLLMALFLVVGGLYVINFEIGGSRGSGRGVGSSEDKPQILFPGLEAKEISRVHVEHGNVSYAFLVTDSANQRIAVLEPLSAPTDEISVKAVLNAITSLQSFNSIDNSSAANDVAAMGLDRPAMKLRFVDKAGEHEVLFGNKHSLTSRRYAQIQGENRVVMVSDDSFVDLKKTPFELRDRTPVAFNPSDVRGLSIVRAGGGLELVFVNADRANNVNDQGEWKFGGEVAAKKVDQAAVKDVFSDLLAVHVAEFIDRPNPNLDTYGLREPYARVKIVTSDGVVNAKFGSVGTAVGAELSEASALTENNYYLQLEGVSTVYKLAKRFPNGLMQDAMHFWDKAPFADLDFDNVTEIAIGHNHEADKFLAFGKVVNASEVYWEILSEKSKGLRVNDRLMQDWFNSIKEAKVLFYLPGGSIKQDIAGFDKPNFEISLLMGNQQQSIRKRIVVGSEVGESLVTKSFNTLGEAARQTGSSSQAPRHAAIEVSGQEPLVFVVDAITLSSLDKTLTHFLGSGSAS, encoded by the coding sequence ATGACATTTACAAAGACATTGTTGATGGCGTTATTTCTGGTTGTGGGCGGCTTGTATGTCATTAATTTCGAGATAGGTGGTTCAAGAGGATCTGGTCGAGGGGTCGGTTCCTCGGAGGATAAGCCGCAAATACTCTTCCCTGGGCTAGAGGCAAAGGAGATTAGCCGAGTGCACGTCGAGCACGGCAACGTTTCGTACGCTTTTTTAGTAACGGATAGTGCGAACCAAAGAATTGCAGTGCTGGAGCCCCTATCTGCACCCACCGATGAAATTAGCGTAAAAGCTGTTCTTAACGCCATTACCTCTTTGCAGAGCTTTAATTCGATCGATAACAGCTCTGCTGCTAATGATGTCGCTGCTATGGGCTTAGATCGACCGGCGATGAAGTTGCGTTTTGTGGATAAAGCTGGCGAGCATGAGGTATTATTTGGGAACAAGCATTCTTTAACTTCTAGGCGATATGCGCAAATTCAAGGCGAAAATCGCGTCGTTATGGTTAGCGACGACAGTTTTGTAGATTTAAAGAAAACGCCCTTTGAACTGAGAGACAGGACTCCTGTAGCGTTTAATCCATCTGATGTTAGAGGTTTATCCATTGTTAGGGCAGGAGGAGGTTTGGAGCTCGTATTTGTTAATGCAGACAGAGCTAATAATGTGAATGATCAAGGGGAGTGGAAGTTTGGTGGCGAGGTTGCTGCTAAGAAGGTGGATCAGGCTGCTGTGAAGGATGTTTTTAGCGATTTGCTAGCAGTCCATGTGGCGGAATTTATCGATCGACCTAACCCTAACCTGGACACTTACGGTTTGCGAGAGCCGTATGCGAGAGTTAAAATTGTTACATCTGATGGCGTCGTTAACGCAAAGTTTGGATCGGTAGGAACTGCTGTTGGCGCGGAATTGAGCGAAGCTAGCGCGTTAACTGAGAACAACTATTACCTACAGCTTGAGGGAGTGAGTACTGTATATAAGCTAGCAAAAAGGTTTCCAAATGGTCTTATGCAAGATGCCATGCACTTTTGGGATAAAGCTCCATTTGCGGATCTGGATTTTGACAATGTAACTGAAATCGCCATCGGCCATAACCATGAAGCGGACAAATTTTTAGCCTTTGGTAAGGTAGTTAATGCGAGCGAAGTTTATTGGGAGATATTAAGCGAAAAATCGAAGGGTCTGCGCGTTAATGATCGGCTAATGCAGGATTGGTTTAATTCTATAAAAGAGGCTAAGGTATTGTTTTACTTGCCGGGTGGAAGTATTAAACAGGATATTGCTGGGTTTGATAAGCCAAATTTTGAGATTTCTTTGTTAATGGGGAATCAACAGCAGAGCATAAGGAAGAGAATTGTCGTTGGTTCTGAGGTTGGTGAATCGTTAGTGACTAAGAGTTTTAATACTTTAGGTGAGGCAGCAAGGCAGACGGGGTCGTCATCGCAGGCACCACGACATGCTGCTATAGAAGTAAGCGGCCAAGAGCCTTTGGTCTTTGTCGTAGATGCTATTACTCTGAGTTCTTTAGACAAAACCCTTACTCACTTTTTAGGCAGCGGAAGCGCTTCGTAG
- a CDS encoding PBP1A family penicillin-binding protein produces MVRAFFKFLVFLVGATVVIGVIVGLGGGLYVYFKLTRDLPRIERIGDYQPKSVTSIYSSEGVLIGEVYDERRYPVEFKDIPEVVRHAFLAAEDANFYEHPGIDIISIARALLVNLRHQAHRQGASTITQQVVKSLLLSREKTYERKAKEAILSYRLEQALTKDEIFSIYLNEVFLGSTAYGVKAAAQVLFHKDLSDISLAEAAYLAALPQRPSYLSRPENRKEALERQQYVLRQMLRHRFITSYEHAQAIEEKIQLYAPDNQRIFDAPYFVSHVVKLLEEQLGRKLLNPGGFNVYTTADLPAHRVAERVVREGLREVDRRRGWRGPLAKIDPGEVGDLLDSQIAGNGGSIEEGQIYRAIVASVGAQEIDVQVGDHKGKINLKDASWANRLRTDDDRVTSISLNRYLKPGHVIEVLLKKPDPEGGKTSAVSAREFEISQTPDIEGAFVVANALTGEVKVIVGGYDFSRSQFNRATQALRQPGSAFKPVIYLAAVSRLNYTPATLVPDSPISLMGGNGQIWSPSNYDRKFLGPITLRTALQRSRNVVSVYLLRKVGVDAVIETARSLGITTPIPREMSISLGTAEVSLIELVRAYGAFASGGWLADQLIIKSIKDRHENVIFEKRPAQKRVIDENDAFLMANMMKGVVERGTAQVVKSLGKPVAGKTGTTNEQMDAWFIGYTPEWVGGVWVGFDVKRTIGRLETGGKAAAPIFLHFMEDFLADELPLDFDIPSGVIPIPIHLSSGRLASQNSEDAFIEYFKSGTEPRSSGEDIEIPRDYLSGEEF; encoded by the coding sequence ATGGTTCGCGCTTTTTTTAAGTTCCTAGTTTTTCTCGTAGGCGCTACGGTTGTTATAGGGGTTATAGTTGGATTAGGTGGAGGATTGTATGTCTATTTCAAGCTTACCAGAGATTTGCCGCGAATTGAGAGAATTGGTGACTATCAGCCTAAATCTGTTACTTCGATTTATTCCTCTGAAGGAGTCTTAATTGGCGAAGTTTATGATGAGCGTCGCTATCCGGTAGAGTTTAAGGACATTCCGGAGGTTGTTCGCCATGCTTTTTTGGCGGCAGAGGATGCTAATTTCTATGAGCATCCTGGAATAGATATTATCAGCATCGCCAGGGCTTTGTTAGTAAACCTTAGGCATCAGGCCCATCGGCAGGGAGCTTCTACGATTACTCAGCAGGTAGTCAAGTCCTTGTTGTTAAGCAGAGAAAAAACCTATGAGCGAAAGGCCAAGGAAGCGATTCTATCGTATCGCTTAGAGCAGGCGCTTACTAAAGATGAAATATTTTCTATCTACTTAAACGAAGTTTTCCTTGGTTCTACTGCCTATGGCGTTAAAGCTGCGGCGCAAGTTTTGTTTCACAAAGATCTTTCCGATATTTCCCTTGCCGAAGCGGCCTATCTAGCTGCTCTGCCTCAGCGACCAAGTTATTTATCTCGACCAGAAAACCGCAAAGAAGCTTTGGAGCGGCAACAATACGTTTTGCGCCAGATGTTGAGGCATAGATTTATTACTTCCTATGAGCATGCTCAAGCAATTGAGGAAAAAATCCAACTATACGCCCCCGATAATCAGCGCATCTTCGATGCACCTTATTTCGTTTCGCATGTCGTTAAATTATTGGAAGAGCAGCTCGGGCGAAAACTGCTCAATCCAGGAGGGTTCAATGTCTACACTACAGCGGATTTGCCCGCCCATAGAGTTGCCGAAAGAGTTGTTCGGGAAGGTTTGCGCGAGGTCGATCGCCGTCGTGGATGGCGTGGCCCACTTGCTAAGATTGATCCGGGAGAGGTCGGTGATTTATTAGATAGTCAAATTGCTGGCAATGGGGGAAGCATCGAAGAAGGGCAGATTTATAGAGCAATTGTTGCTAGCGTAGGGGCCCAGGAAATAGATGTTCAGGTTGGCGACCATAAGGGGAAAATTAATCTCAAGGATGCTTCCTGGGCCAATAGATTGCGTACAGATGACGATCGCGTAACTTCTATAAGTCTAAACCGCTATTTAAAGCCCGGCCATGTAATCGAAGTATTGCTAAAGAAGCCCGATCCAGAAGGTGGAAAAACTTCGGCTGTGAGTGCGAGGGAGTTTGAAATTTCCCAGACTCCCGATATCGAAGGAGCATTTGTCGTCGCTAACGCATTAACTGGTGAGGTTAAGGTAATTGTTGGTGGATATGATTTCTCGCGCAGTCAGTTTAATCGAGCAACTCAAGCATTAAGGCAGCCAGGTTCTGCCTTTAAGCCAGTTATATATTTGGCTGCTGTTTCGCGGCTTAATTATACCCCCGCCACTCTTGTGCCCGATTCTCCTATCAGTTTAATGGGCGGAAATGGGCAGATTTGGAGTCCAAGCAATTACGATCGCAAATTTTTGGGTCCGATAACATTGCGAACAGCGCTTCAGAGAAGTCGAAACGTGGTATCTGTATATCTTCTGAGAAAAGTAGGAGTAGATGCTGTTATCGAGACGGCTCGATCGCTTGGTATCACAACTCCTATCCCTAGAGAGATGTCTATCTCGCTCGGGACGGCGGAAGTTTCATTGATTGAATTAGTTAGGGCATATGGAGCTTTTGCAAGCGGAGGATGGCTGGCAGATCAATTAATTATAAAATCCATCAAAGATCGCCACGAGAACGTTATTTTTGAGAAGCGTCCTGCGCAGAAGCGTGTTATTGATGAAAACGATGCCTTCTTAATGGCTAATATGATGAAGGGAGTGGTGGAACGCGGCACGGCTCAAGTAGTAAAGAGCTTGGGTAAGCCAGTTGCAGGCAAGACGGGAACTACGAACGAGCAAATGGATGCTTGGTTCATAGGATATACTCCTGAGTGGGTTGGAGGCGTTTGGGTTGGGTTTGACGTGAAGCGTACTATTGGTCGATTAGAAACCGGCGGAAAAGCAGCAGCCCCAATTTTTCTCCATTTTATGGAGGATTTTTTGGCTGATGAGCTTCCGCTGGATTTTGATATTCCAAGTGGAGTAATACCCATTCCCATTCACTTGTCATCTGGAAGGTTGGCTTCGCAGAATAGCGAAGACGCTTTTATAGAATATTTTAAAAGTGGAACTGAACCACGCTCAAGCGGAGAGGATATAGAAATTCCACGCGATTATCTTTCTGGTGAAGAGTTTTGA
- a CDS encoding peptidylprolyl isomerase, translated as MEIEFYREEAPITVRNFEYLGKKRFYENLTFHRYVPDFVIQGGDPQGNGKGGPGYGLPPEHSSVLKHRRGTLGMARLPSEVNPERLSNGSQFYICFSLAPHLDGLYTVFAQVISGMENAEKLRQGDKILEVQFP; from the coding sequence ATCGAGATCGAGTTTTATAGAGAGGAGGCGCCAATAACGGTTCGTAATTTTGAGTATCTGGGAAAGAAGAGATTTTACGAAAATCTAACCTTTCATCGCTATGTGCCTGATTTCGTCATTCAAGGAGGGGATCCGCAAGGTAACGGTAAAGGCGGCCCTGGATATGGATTGCCACCCGAGCATTCTTCTGTGCTTAAGCATCGGCGCGGCACGTTGGGAATGGCTCGGTTGCCGAGCGAGGTTAATCCGGAGCGCCTATCTAACGGAAGCCAGTTTTATATTTGCTTTAGCTTAGCTCCGCATCTCGATGGGCTATATACTGTTTTTGCGCAGGTAATAAGTGGCATGGAAAACGCTGAAAAATTGCGGCAGGGCGACAAGATATTGGAGGTTCAATTTCCTTAA
- a CDS encoding VWA domain-containing protein, which yields MFRATFALLFISFYFAFALPVWSEEESEHSTEEALSDDNDTATQGAGEGEGKRGDVSKDKSRQKKFRKVKASSVFGVDRQINHRKFDQAISEVAEIDAVLILDASRSMTRTDPKRLRDQGAKLFSRFLRAEDRLAVIAFDKDAKVVYDFMSVDPGNLTSFDQAIDSISTEGGFTNLEYPVSQALQLLDERGRGGVVKCVVLLSDGKMDPHPEQGSAAELTRKLFSEDLTAYKKKGVKLYTLALSGEADKNLLEKIALETDGQHWFAPDVDTIHLKFSDLFLVLKKPQLVPLQGEGFEIDSHVEEATFFITHKTAGVQISLIDPSGESISPASLPATLKWFKGKLYDVVTIKSPLPGQWRVRGVESPEGYATLLTDIALQVDWPSRSLEVGDENLVAIRLTEKGELFSSPGLEEVTFYSYKIVNVSTGQVVSSGGFSDEGRNGDSKAGDKIFSTVIELKTPGDYKALIGVTSPTFTRQQQIPFVVRESLVKLFLDAADSKLAVERFRIVLAKQANELKNVSVKLIASQGKKEKALELELEEDEEKKGVYYAEATSLPPGNYKIRAALKGVSKTRASITSTSNELKYDVEPEREKVSTTDYSGMVGYLIGFAYAVSWAGALGYFSFKRASSTKHRIESLSPYVVPQRWTEKLNTLRGQASRDRREPTQEDLDMLKIDGIGGVENGQLMENARSDEAGNGSHESVDGLSENLSSSAAESSPEDDSELDN from the coding sequence ATGTTTAGAGCGACTTTTGCATTGCTTTTTATTAGCTTTTACTTTGCTTTCGCCTTGCCTGTTTGGAGCGAGGAGGAGAGTGAGCACAGCACGGAAGAAGCTCTATCCGATGACAATGACACGGCAACCCAAGGCGCTGGCGAGGGCGAAGGAAAACGCGGCGATGTGTCGAAAGATAAGAGTCGCCAGAAAAAATTTCGAAAGGTAAAGGCAAGCAGCGTTTTTGGTGTTGACAGGCAAATAAATCATAGAAAATTTGACCAAGCAATAAGCGAAGTTGCCGAGATCGACGCTGTGTTAATTTTAGACGCTTCTCGCAGCATGACTAGGACCGACCCAAAGCGTTTGCGCGACCAAGGGGCAAAGCTGTTTTCTCGTTTCTTAAGAGCTGAAGATCGCTTGGCGGTCATTGCTTTTGATAAAGACGCAAAGGTCGTATACGATTTTATGAGCGTTGATCCTGGAAACTTAACTTCTTTTGACCAAGCCATAGATTCCATTTCAACGGAAGGAGGTTTTACTAATTTAGAGTATCCGGTATCCCAGGCGCTGCAATTATTGGATGAGCGAGGGCGGGGAGGGGTCGTAAAGTGCGTTGTTCTTTTAAGCGATGGCAAGATGGATCCTCATCCCGAACAAGGCAGTGCGGCGGAGCTAACCAGAAAGCTATTTAGCGAGGATTTGACAGCTTATAAGAAGAAAGGCGTTAAGCTTTATACCTTAGCGCTTAGTGGAGAGGCCGATAAAAACCTCTTAGAAAAGATTGCGCTAGAGACCGATGGTCAACATTGGTTCGCTCCAGATGTGGATACGATTCACCTAAAATTTTCCGATTTGTTCTTGGTTCTCAAGAAGCCACAGCTCGTTCCCTTGCAAGGCGAGGGTTTTGAGATAGATAGTCATGTTGAAGAAGCGACTTTTTTTATTACTCATAAGACAGCGGGTGTCCAAATTTCCTTGATAGATCCAAGTGGCGAGAGTATTTCGCCAGCTTCTCTACCTGCGACACTCAAGTGGTTTAAGGGCAAACTTTACGACGTCGTTACTATTAAGTCTCCTTTGCCCGGGCAGTGGCGAGTGCGCGGCGTCGAATCGCCGGAGGGCTATGCTACATTGCTCACGGATATTGCTTTGCAAGTAGATTGGCCTAGTCGGAGCTTGGAGGTGGGCGATGAAAATCTAGTAGCGATTCGATTGACGGAAAAAGGAGAATTATTTTCTTCGCCAGGATTGGAAGAAGTAACTTTTTATAGTTACAAAATTGTAAATGTTTCTACTGGTCAGGTGGTTAGTAGTGGGGGTTTTAGCGATGAGGGAAGAAATGGAGATTCAAAGGCGGGAGACAAAATTTTTTCTACAGTGATTGAGCTAAAAACTCCAGGCGATTACAAGGCGCTAATTGGGGTAACATCGCCGACATTTACTAGGCAGCAACAGATTCCCTTTGTCGTTCGTGAGTCATTGGTCAAGTTGTTCTTAGATGCAGCAGATTCGAAACTTGCAGTGGAGCGATTCCGAATAGTTCTCGCGAAACAGGCTAATGAACTAAAAAATGTAAGCGTGAAGCTAATAGCAAGCCAAGGTAAAAAGGAAAAGGCTTTGGAGTTGGAGCTAGAAGAGGACGAGGAAAAAAAGGGGGTTTATTATGCGGAAGCCACTTCGTTGCCACCTGGAAACTACAAGATTCGGGCGGCATTAAAGGGGGTTTCAAAAACGCGTGCTAGCATAACCTCGACCAGCAATGAGCTAAAATATGATGTCGAGCCCGAACGAGAAAAAGTTTCCACTACCGACTATAGTGGGATGGTGGGCTATCTAATCGGCTTTGCGTATGCAGTTTCTTGGGCTGGCGCACTTGGTTACTTTTCGTTTAAGCGAGCCTCATCAACAAAGCATAGGATAGAGAGTTTATCTCCGTATGTAGTTCCTCAGCGATGGACGGAGAAGCTTAACACGCTAAGAGGGCAGGCATCGCGAGATCGCAGAGAGCCGACGCAAGAAGATTTGGATATGCTTAAGATTGACGGTATAGGTGGTGTGGAAAATGGACAACTTATGGAGAACGCAAGGAGCGATGAGGCGGGAAATGGTAGCCATGAGTCTGTTGATGGGCTGAGTGAAAATTTAAGTTCCTCTGCTGCGGAGTCTAGTCCAGAGGATGACAGCGAGCTGGACAATTGA
- the bioA gene encoding adenosylmethionine--8-amino-7-oxononanoate transaminase gives MFHVGTLQSKDLERIDLEHLWHPFTQYRLYSKFDCPLIVDSARGFELVDVDGKKYLDGVSSLWCNIHGHSDPELVEAIKSQCEKLCHSTLLGLAHVPILELTEELLKWTPSNLSRVFYADSGSTAVEASLRMAFEWWQKQNSPVARKKKRFASLVNAYHGDTLGALNVGFNELMHSSLKPLAVQSFTVPAPHVFRFFESMSAEDALEASLSVLNSLFDNHANEIAAFIIEPLVQGAAGMWIHPAEYLREVASLCKKHDVFLIADEVATGFGKTGEMFAVNCAGVLPDLLVLGKGLSGGYLPISAVAATEQIFNGFVAPVEDFKTFFYGQTFAGNPLAAHVAKVNLELFRKRDLLGKIKSNVEYFSSLLSDSLSTLKHVDEVRSFGFMVGIELTQGVGERKPYPPEALACWKVVRRARELGVVIRPLGNVLVLMPAVAMGREELKRLVEVTVEAIELELG, from the coding sequence ATGTTTCACGTCGGAACTTTGCAAAGCAAAGATTTAGAGAGAATCGATTTAGAGCATCTTTGGCACCCCTTCACTCAATATAGACTGTATTCCAAGTTTGATTGCCCACTAATAGTGGATAGCGCAAGGGGATTTGAGCTAGTTGACGTTGATGGCAAAAAATATTTGGATGGCGTTTCGTCTCTTTGGTGCAATATTCATGGACACTCCGATCCGGAATTAGTTGAGGCGATTAAGAGTCAATGCGAAAAACTCTGTCACTCGACACTCTTAGGCCTTGCGCATGTTCCTATATTAGAACTTACGGAGGAGTTGCTTAAGTGGACGCCTAGCAATCTTAGTAGAGTATTTTATGCCGATAGTGGCTCCACTGCCGTCGAGGCTTCCTTGCGCATGGCTTTTGAATGGTGGCAAAAACAAAATTCGCCGGTCGCTCGTAAAAAGAAGCGTTTCGCATCCCTGGTCAATGCTTATCATGGAGACACTTTAGGTGCACTAAATGTCGGTTTTAACGAGTTGATGCACAGCTCTCTAAAACCTCTTGCGGTTCAATCGTTTACCGTGCCTGCACCGCATGTCTTTAGGTTTTTTGAGTCGATGTCCGCAGAGGATGCTTTGGAAGCGAGTCTGTCTGTATTGAATTCGCTTTTTGATAATCATGCCAATGAGATTGCGGCGTTTATTATAGAACCTTTGGTGCAGGGAGCTGCTGGCATGTGGATTCATCCAGCTGAATATCTGCGCGAGGTAGCTAGTTTATGTAAGAAGCATGATGTGTTCCTCATTGCAGATGAGGTGGCGACTGGTTTTGGCAAGACCGGAGAAATGTTTGCAGTTAACTGTGCGGGCGTTTTGCCCGACTTGCTAGTCTTAGGTAAGGGCCTTAGTGGGGGATATCTTCCCATTTCGGCGGTCGCTGCTACAGAGCAAATTTTTAATGGCTTTGTTGCTCCAGTGGAAGATTTTAAGACATTCTTTTATGGACAGACTTTTGCAGGCAATCCTTTAGCCGCGCATGTCGCTAAGGTTAATTTGGAGTTATTTCGCAAGCGGGACTTATTGGGGAAAATTAAGTCCAATGTCGAATATTTTAGTAGTTTGCTATCGGACTCACTATCCACGTTAAAGCATGTAGATGAGGTGCGTTCGTTTGGATTTATGGTGGGGATTGAACTTACGCAAGGTGTGGGCGAAAGAAAACCCTATCCGCCAGAAGCTCTTGCGTGTTGGAAGGTAGTGAGGCGAGCTAGGGAGCTTGGAGTGGTTATTAGACCTTTAGGCAATGTTCTTGTGTTAATGCCAGCGGTAGCTATGGGTAGAGAGGAACTTAAGCGCTTGGTGGAGGTTACAGTTGAGGCGATTGAGTTAGAGTTAGGCTGA
- the bioD gene encoding dethiobiotin synthase yields MKAPSVLITGTDTAVGKTFLTALLLSSLVRNNLRVAAFKPVETGCATGDSGELVAGDANILCSFANSNQSLEDVVFYKFRKALAPAVAADKDGVKIDVELVKKRIERFASKFDVLVVEGAGGLLVPLSWECNYAQLAKQCNMSIIIVVGSRLGCLNHAALTFEVCRNKNLDVIGYVFNDLFSEGSGDLTQHDEALLTNRVSLAKIAHLYGIKEICYLPYISGGLPLGSPEKVHRLSGVVGPLAELICAKAKSSEVYR; encoded by the coding sequence GTGAAAGCACCTAGTGTATTGATTACTGGCACTGATACTGCTGTTGGAAAAACGTTTCTAACTGCACTACTGCTTTCGTCCTTGGTGCGGAATAATTTAAGAGTTGCGGCCTTTAAGCCAGTGGAGACTGGTTGTGCGACTGGAGACAGCGGCGAGTTGGTTGCAGGAGATGCTAATATTTTGTGCAGTTTTGCAAATAGTAACCAGTCGCTTGAAGATGTAGTCTTCTATAAGTTTAGAAAAGCACTAGCCCCAGCAGTTGCGGCTGACAAAGACGGTGTAAAAATAGATGTTGAGTTGGTTAAAAAAAGAATCGAAAGGTTTGCCAGTAAGTTTGATGTATTAGTAGTGGAGGGGGCCGGTGGCTTGTTGGTGCCATTATCGTGGGAATGCAATTATGCTCAGTTAGCTAAGCAATGCAATATGAGTATAATAATTGTTGTTGGTTCAAGGCTCGGGTGCCTAAATCATGCTGCCCTAACTTTTGAAGTCTGCCGCAATAAAAACCTAGACGTAATAGGGTATGTTTTTAATGATTTATTCAGCGAAGGAAGTGGGGATTTAACTCAACATGATGAGGCTCTTCTTACCAATAGAGTTTCTTTGGCCAAAATCGCGCATCTTTATGGCATAAAAGAAATATGTTATTTGCCTTACATTTCTGGTGGATTGCCGCTTGGGTCGCCGGAAAAGGTACATCGTCTGAGTGGGGTTGTGGGGCCATTGGCAGAACTTATTTGCGCTAAGGCTAAGAGTAGCGAAGTGTATAGATAG